In Spirochaetota bacterium, one genomic interval encodes:
- the zapA gene encoding cell division protein ZapA, with protein sequence MAKINFELFSRNFEISSEIETEEYLKNLIQLFKEKIEKLENLTKMEDKIKLLVYFAINLLDENIKIKELSLEYNLNLINIENMIKKLERIANDSTNSE encoded by the coding sequence ATGGCAAAGATTAATTTTGAACTATTCAGTAGAAACTTTGAAATATCTTCTGAAATAGAAACTGAGGAATATTTAAAAAATTTAATTCAACTTTTTAAAGAAAAAATTGAAAAACTTGAAAATTTAACAAAAATGGAAGATAAAATAAAACTTTTAGTTTATTTCGCAATAAATCTTCTCGATGAGAATATCAAAATTAAAGAACTTTCTTTAGAATATAACTTAAATCTTATCAATATAGAAAATATGATAAAAAAACTCGAAAGGATAGCAAATGATTCAACAAATTCAGAGTAA
- the deoC gene encoding deoxyribose-phosphate aldolase, producing MIQQIQSNIIEKINYCFEILEKDKIKINFDQKEKIKKNIENYSIDKYFDYIKNGINPIIDHTYLKVDINYELVEKLIKEANEYGFAAVCIPPCFVPYARSIDKNIKIATVIGFPLGYNLDNIKFFETEEAIKNGADEIDMVINIPFLKEKRFYYTFNEIKEIKKICINKVLKVIIETCYLTFEEKIVASIISYLAGAEFIKTSTGFGTAGATLEDIVLMKMIYEDRGVKASGGIKTKEFAYELAKHGASRIGTSSSINIIK from the coding sequence ATGATTCAACAAATTCAGAGTAATATAATTGAAAAAATAAATTATTGCTTTGAAATTTTAGAAAAAGATAAAATTAAAATAAATTTTGATCAAAAAGAAAAAATAAAAAAAAATATTGAAAATTATTCTATAGATAAATATTTTGACTATATAAAAAATGGAATAAATCCAATTATTGATCACACATATTTAAAAGTAGATATAAATTATGAATTAGTTGAGAAACTTATAAAAGAGGCAAACGAATATGGATTTGCTGCTGTTTGTATTCCTCCTTGCTTTGTACCATATGCAAGATCAATAGATAAAAATATAAAAATTGCAACAGTTATTGGGTTTCCACTCGGATATAATTTAGATAATATAAAATTCTTTGAAACTGAAGAAGCTATTAAAAATGGGGCAGATGAAATAGATATGGTGATTAATATTCCTTTTCTTAAAGAAAAAAGATTTTATTATACTTTTAATGAGATAAAAGAGATTAAAAAAATTTGTATAAACAAAGTTCTTAAAGTAATTATAGAAACATGCTATTTGACATTTGAAGAAAAAATAGTAGCTTCTATAATTTCTTATTTAGCTGGAGCAGAATTTATTAAAACTTCAACAGGTTTTGGAACAGCTGGTGCTACTCTTGAAGATATTGTACTAATGAAAATGATTTATGAAGATAGGGGGGTTAAAGCTTCAGGAGGTATAAAAACAAAAGAGTTTGCCTATGAACTTGCTAAACATGGAGCATCACGAATAGGAACATCTTCATCTATAAACATTATAAAATAA
- the lon gene encoding endopeptidase La — protein sequence MANLVEVDKVLPESLCVFPVLPKPIFPGIVMPIDLDIDLIPEELNKQLEPNNYLAAILVKDPNKDLNQIDNYYEVGTVIKVAKKINISEEIISLLIYSVKRFKVKKFYKKKEIIFADVEYYEENYNADDPEIRAYQASIIDEVKSLAEQNRFFMERVKATVFNADTPSKITDFTAYLLDLTREEQQVVLETFDLKLRMRKVVEYLQKQMQIAEIQKRIYNQINEKISKQQREFFLREQLKAIKKELGIETDEKSIEVEKYKDLLSKLKLEGEVKEKVESELEKFSSMEPHTSEYAVLRNWLDLVLTLPWNTFSEEKIDIKKAKEILERDHYGLKDVKERILEFLAVRKLNKDIKGSILCLVGPPGCGKTSLGKSIAEAMNRKFFRFSLGGMRDEAEIKGHRKTYVGAMPGRIISALKITKTKNPVIMLDEIDKLGVSFQGDPASALLEVLDPEQNYEFRDNYLEVPFDLSHVFFITTANSLDTIPRPLLDRMEVIRLSGYIDEEKYEIGRKYLLPKQLKKHGLKEDDIKLSKSVFMYLINNYARQAGVRDLEKEIEKIARKIATKKVMKEKYNKDLKTKDIRELLGPPKIREEDLIQVKKPGVAVGLAWTQMGGATLIIESINIKGGKGFKLTGQLGDVMKESANIAYSYVRSVCEKYNIDPKFFDDSEIHLHVPEGATPKDGPSAGITMATSLLSLARNIKIRPYIAMTGELTLTGQVLPIGGLKEKIVAARRAKIKEIIIPKGNDVDLEEIPEYLKKGIKFHLVDHVEEVFEKVF from the coding sequence ATGGCTAATTTAGTTGAAGTTGATAAAGTTTTACCTGAATCCTTATGTGTATTCCCAGTTCTTCCAAAACCTATATTTCCCGGGATTGTAATGCCAATCGATCTTGATATTGATCTTATTCCTGAAGAGCTTAATAAACAATTAGAACCAAATAATTATCTTGCTGCAATTTTAGTTAAAGATCCTAATAAAGATTTAAATCAGATTGATAATTATTATGAGGTAGGAACAGTTATTAAGGTTGCTAAAAAGATAAATATTTCTGAAGAAATAATTTCTTTACTTATTTATTCAGTTAAAAGATTCAAAGTTAAAAAATTTTATAAGAAAAAAGAGATAATCTTTGCAGATGTGGAGTATTATGAAGAGAACTATAATGCAGATGACCCAGAGATTCGTGCATATCAAGCTTCTATAATTGATGAAGTTAAATCACTTGCTGAACAGAATAGATTCTTTATGGAAAGGGTAAAAGCTACTGTTTTTAATGCAGATACTCCTTCCAAAATTACCGATTTTACTGCATATTTGCTTGATTTAACTCGAGAAGAACAACAGGTTGTTCTTGAAACATTTGATTTAAAGCTTAGAATGAGAAAGGTTGTTGAATATTTACAAAAGCAAATGCAGATTGCTGAAATTCAAAAAAGAATTTATAATCAGATAAATGAAAAAATATCAAAGCAACAGAGGGAATTCTTTTTAAGAGAGCAGCTTAAAGCGATTAAAAAAGAGCTTGGTATAGAAACAGATGAAAAAAGTATCGAAGTTGAAAAATATAAAGATTTACTATCTAAACTTAAACTTGAAGGTGAGGTAAAAGAAAAAGTTGAATCAGAACTTGAAAAATTTAGCTCTATGGAACCTCATACTTCTGAATATGCTGTTTTAAGAAACTGGCTTGATTTGGTATTAACTCTTCCATGGAATACTTTTTCTGAAGAAAAAATTGATATTAAAAAAGCAAAAGAAATTTTAGAAAGAGATCATTATGGATTAAAGGATGTAAAAGAGAGAATTTTAGAATTTTTAGCAGTTAGAAAACTTAATAAAGATATAAAAGGTTCTATTCTCTGCCTTGTAGGACCTCCTGGATGTGGAAAAACTTCTTTAGGAAAATCTATTGCTGAAGCTATGAATAGAAAGTTTTTTAGATTTTCTCTGGGTGGCATGAGAGATGAAGCTGAAATAAAAGGTCATAGAAAAACATATGTTGGGGCTATGCCTGGAAGAATTATATCTGCACTTAAAATAACTAAAACTAAAAATCCAGTTATAATGCTTGATGAGATTGATAAACTTGGAGTTTCTTTTCAAGGAGACCCAGCTTCTGCTTTACTTGAAGTTTTAGATCCAGAACAAAATTATGAATTTAGGGATAATTACCTTGAGGTTCCATTTGATTTATCTCATGTATTTTTTATTACAACTGCAAATTCTTTAGATACAATTCCAAGACCACTTCTTGATAGAATGGAAGTTATAAGGCTTTCTGGTTATATTGATGAAGAAAAATATGAAATTGGTAGAAAATATTTACTTCCAAAACAGTTAAAAAAACATGGTTTAAAAGAAGATGATATTAAATTGTCAAAATCTGTGTTTATGTATTTAATTAATAATTATGCTAGACAAGCTGGAGTAAGAGACCTTGAAAAAGAGATAGAAAAAATTGCAAGAAAGATAGCGACAAAAAAAGTAATGAAAGAAAAGTATAATAAAGATCTTAAGACAAAAGATATCAGGGAACTTTTGGGACCTCCAAAAATAAGAGAAGAGGATTTAATTCAAGTTAAAAAACCAGGAGTTGCAGTTGGACTTGCTTGGACTCAAATGGGGGGTGCAACTTTAATTATAGAATCTATTAATATCAAAGGAGGGAAAGGATTTAAGTTAACTGGTCAACTTGGAGATGTAATGAAAGAATCAGCAAATATTGCATACTCTTATGTAAGATCTGTATGTGAAAAATACAATATAGATCCTAAATTTTTTGATGATTCAGAAATTCACCTTCATGTACCAGAAGGGGCAACACCAAAAGATGGACCATCAGCAGGAATTACAATGGCGACTTCTTTACTATCTCTTGCGAGAAATATAAAAATTAGACCTTATATTGCTATGACTGGTGAATTAACTTTAACGGGCCAAGTTTTACCTATTGGTGGATTAAAAGAAAAAATAGTTGCAGCAAGAAGAGCTAAAATTAAAGAGATAATAATACCTAAAGGTAATGATGTTGATCTTGAGGAAATTCCTGAATATTTAAAAAAGGGTATTAAGTTTCATCTTGTAGATCATGTAGAAGAAGTTTTTGAAAAAGTTTTTTAA
- the cdd gene encoding cytidine deaminase, giving the protein MNKENGFNDSYLNKDKIKEIGNELKELAKKAYCPYSKFPVSAILITQNNKYYGINIENRSYGLTICAERVAISNAILNGDYNLKYLFIYGENAEYPLPPCGACRQVISEFGNKDLKIVIFSKNLNYKILTLEEIYPFDSLHELK; this is encoded by the coding sequence ATGAATAAAGAAAATGGATTTAATGATTCCTATTTAAATAAAGATAAAATAAAAGAGATTGGAAATGAACTAAAAGAATTAGCAAAAAAAGCTTATTGTCCTTATTCAAAATTTCCAGTTTCAGCTATTCTAATTACACAAAATAATAAATATTATGGTATAAATATTGAAAATCGTTCATATGGTTTAACTATTTGTGCAGAAAGAGTAGCTATATCAAATGCTATACTAAATGGTGATTATAATTTAAAATATTTATTTATTTATGGTGAAAATGCTGAGTATCCTTTACCTCCTTGTGGAGCTTGTAGACAAGTTATATCTGAATTTGGTAATAAAGATTTAAAAATTGTAATTTTTTCAAAAAATTTAAATTATAAAATATTAACTTTAGAAGAAATATACCCTTTTGACTCATTACATGAATTAAAATAA
- a CDS encoding M23 family metallopeptidase yields MRKKIFYIFLSIAFIFLPFFNSNINSQEVEIYTFTEPLQKDPVYKEFLNDIKKMNDPATFIDLENIPELKLAYYNINKRYDDVYSIAYYFNLTLDTIVFVNNLYSRFLFEGLKKLIIPNMDGGFIQVKDPNRIESEYGIKKEILLKINKIDSINEGDIIFIPKLKLTKLQKQFFLGSIFLDPLRGEGSISSLFGKRIDPVHGHLAFHGGIDLACPENKEVYPAYPGKVLFAGEKGDYGLLVVLVHDLGYETYYGHLSKINVKTGNKVGFNDIIGYTGSTGKSTGPHLHFEIRYNGERLNPLTLMFILNKK; encoded by the coding sequence ATGAGAAAAAAGATTTTTTATATTTTTTTGTCAATTGCTTTTATATTTTTACCTTTTTTTAATTCAAATATTAATAGTCAGGAAGTAGAGATATATACTTTTACAGAACCATTGCAAAAAGATCCTGTTTATAAAGAGTTTTTAAATGATATAAAGAAAATGAATGATCCAGCAACTTTCATAGATTTAGAAAATATTCCAGAATTAAAACTTGCTTATTACAATATTAACAAAAGATATGATGATGTATATTCTATTGCTTACTATTTTAATTTAACTTTAGATACTATTGTTTTTGTTAATAATTTATATTCAAGGTTTCTTTTTGAGGGGTTAAAAAAATTAATTATTCCTAATATGGATGGAGGCTTTATTCAAGTTAAAGATCCTAATAGAATAGAAAGTGAATATGGAATAAAAAAAGAGATTTTATTAAAAATAAATAAAATAGATAGTATAAATGAGGGAGATATAATATTTATTCCAAAACTTAAACTTACAAAATTGCAAAAGCAGTTTTTCTTAGGATCTATTTTTCTTGATCCATTAAGAGGTGAGGGATCTATTTCATCACTTTTTGGGAAAAGAATAGATCCAGTTCATGGTCATCTTGCCTTTCATGGAGGTATAGATTTAGCTTGCCCTGAGAATAAGGAAGTTTATCCAGCTTATCCGGGAAAAGTTTTATTTGCTGGAGAAAAAGGCGATTATGGTTTACTTGTTGTTTTGGTGCATGATTTAGGTTATGAAACATATTATGGGCATCTTAGTAAAATAAATGTTAAAACAGGAAACAAAGTAGGTTTTAATGATATAATAGGATATACTGGTTCAACAGGAAAATCAACCGGGCCTCATCTTCATTTTGAGATTAGATATAATGGAGAAAGGTTAAATCCATTAACTTTAATGTTTATTTTGAATAAAAAATAA
- the trpS gene encoding tryptophan--tRNA ligase: MKRILTGDRPTGPLHIGHYFGSLKQRVELQEEYDTFILIADVQALTDNFETPEKVRDNILEVTLDYLAAGIDPQKSNIVIQSKIPAIAELTVFFSNLVTISRLSRNPTLKEEIKQKQNLFGNDRLTFGFFGYPVSQAADILSFNANLVPVGEDQLPMIELTREIARKFNTIYKEVFVEPEPKLGTTGRIKGLDGNSKMSKSLGNAIYLKDDKDELKKKIFNAYTDPLKARKNDPGHPEGCMVYYYHKLFTKSFENIYNECIKGERGCVQCKGELLENINNFLEPIREKRKYYESNINKVKEILYQGTNNAIKLTNDILLKAKEAMKIDYKEIFY; encoded by the coding sequence ATGAAAAGAATATTAACAGGTGACAGACCAACAGGACCACTTCACATAGGCCATTATTTTGGATCATTAAAACAGAGAGTTGAACTTCAAGAAGAATATGATACATTTATTTTAATAGCAGATGTTCAGGCTTTAACTGATAATTTTGAGACACCAGAAAAAGTTAGAGATAATATTTTAGAAGTTACTCTTGACTATCTTGCTGCTGGTATTGACCCTCAAAAATCAAATATAGTTATTCAGTCCAAAATACCTGCAATTGCTGAATTAACTGTCTTTTTTTCAAACCTTGTAACGATCTCTAGACTTTCAAGAAATCCAACACTTAAAGAAGAGATAAAACAAAAACAAAATCTTTTTGGAAATGATAGATTAACATTTGGTTTTTTTGGCTATCCTGTATCACAAGCAGCAGATATATTATCCTTTAATGCAAATCTTGTTCCAGTCGGAGAAGATCAACTTCCAATGATAGAATTAACAAGAGAAATAGCTAGAAAATTTAATACAATTTATAAAGAAGTATTTGTTGAACCAGAACCAAAACTTGGAACTACTGGAAGGATTAAGGGGCTTGATGGAAACTCAAAAATGAGTAAATCACTTGGTAATGCTATATATCTGAAAGATGATAAAGATGAACTAAAGAAAAAAATTTTTAATGCATATACTGATCCTCTAAAAGCAAGAAAAAATGATCCAGGGCATCCTGAAGGTTGCATGGTTTATTATTATCACAAACTTTTCACAAAAAGCTTTGAAAATATTTATAATGAGTGTATAAAAGGAGAAAGGGGTTGTGTTCAATGCAAAGGTGAACTACTTGAAAATATCAATAATTTTCTTGAACCAATAAGAGAAAAAAGAAAATATTATGAATCTAATATAAATAAGGTTAAAGAAATATTATATCAAGGAACAAATAATGCTATTAAACTTACAAATGATATTTTGTTAAAAGCAAAAGAAGCTATGAAAATAGACTATAAAGAAATTTTTTATTAA
- a CDS encoding serine hydrolase: MKRKLLVFKFIFFLFFLIFQFFCFYFQTIINNFYLFGDSINISIENCKLASKYSLENDGVSFLVFYNNSILYEEYLSGRGPETPNELASGTKSFSGILACLLIMDGLMASFDEKISDTINEWENDTRKKNISVYELLTLTSGIDPGEKGNVPTYLEAINYPIIKEKGEDFLYGPVPFQVFGEFVKRKLKGKDPLIYLKEKLFDKINLKYSFWRYDKDGNPQLPSGAYLTARNWAKFGKFIIDILKGNENINGEVIIKREILEKCFKGTKVNPLYGITFWLNGELTSENFDILKKNENGLEYFYNIKEIPKDLIMVAGAGKQRLYIIPSLNIVIVRQASKIKESLEGKYRSKFSDITFLKILLTGKK; this comes from the coding sequence ATGAAAAGAAAATTATTAGTTTTTAAATTTATATTTTTTTTATTTTTTTTAATTTTTCAATTTTTTTGTTTTTATTTCCAAACTATTATAAATAATTTTTATTTATTTGGGGATAGCATAAATATCAGTATAGAAAATTGTAAGTTAGCTTCTAAATATAGTCTTGAAAACGATGGAGTCTCTTTTTTAGTTTTCTATAATAATTCTATTTTATATGAGGAATATTTATCAGGAAGGGGACCAGAAACTCCAAATGAGCTTGCTTCAGGTACAAAAAGTTTTTCTGGTATTCTTGCATGTTTATTAATTATGGATGGCTTAATGGCTTCTTTTGATGAAAAAATATCAGATACAATTAATGAATGGGAAAATGATACTAGAAAAAAAAATATTTCAGTATATGAGCTGCTTACACTTACATCAGGAATTGATCCGGGTGAAAAAGGAAATGTTCCTACATATCTTGAAGCTATTAATTATCCAATAATAAAAGAAAAAGGTGAAGATTTTCTATATGGACCAGTTCCTTTTCAAGTTTTTGGGGAATTTGTAAAAAGGAAATTAAAAGGTAAAGATCCATTGATCTATCTTAAGGAAAAATTATTTGATAAGATAAATTTAAAATATAGTTTCTGGAGATATGATAAAGATGGAAATCCTCAATTACCTTCTGGAGCTTATTTAACAGCAAGAAATTGGGCAAAATTTGGGAAGTTTATAATCGATATTTTGAAAGGGAATGAAAATATTAATGGTGAAGTTATAATTAAAAGAGAAATTCTTGAAAAATGTTTTAAAGGAACAAAAGTGAATCCACTCTATGGTATTACTTTTTGGTTAAATGGAGAATTAACATCAGAAAATTTTGATATCCTTAAAAAAAATGAAAATGGTCTTGAATATTTTTACAATATTAAAGAAATACCTAAAGACCTTATCATGGTAGCAGGAGCTGGAAAACAAAGACTCTATATAATTCCTTCTTTAAATATTGTGATTGTAAGACAAGCATCAAAGATAAAAGAATCACTTGAAGGCAAATATAGATCAAAATTTTCAGATATAACTTTTTTAAAAATCTTATTAACAGGAAAAAAGTAG
- a CDS encoding bifunctional hydroxymethylpyrimidine kinase/phosphomethylpyrimidine kinase has translation MCNILVISGLDPSGCAGFIKDIQICSLMGITPLSTISTFTIQTFDKAFGFKFRRKEDIIDEIIKFKDNIKFIKIGLCEPDLLKYIRDIFKEAFILWNPVIYSSTGLKFLDEKEIKKNINFCDLVILNREEAKLCKLIDQNHSFINFDFKDKIVITSSDEKVEVIYKDYKLVKEKVYIKSKVDDFRGTGCSFSMLVLIFLSMKYNIYDAIDTAVSLMNKILKHSNVFITSPVNLLKDWYRYSIIEEMKEIQNYIIDSGIYTIPEVGKNYSYSLPFASNENDICKFPGRIRLVNDKVKIYEEPSFYGTSHTGRMILEIKRYFPSINCCTNTKYDKKYIENAINSGLKVYFVDREKEPEEIREQEGMSLKWIIDLVCKELKEAPDIIYDNGCIGKEPMIRIFGKNLEEVINKERRIIKFN, from the coding sequence ATGTGTAATATTTTAGTAATATCAGGACTTGATCCATCTGGTTGTGCTGGTTTTATAAAAGATATTCAAATTTGTAGTTTGATGGGCATAACACCTTTATCAACAATTTCTACTTTTACAATTCAAACATTTGATAAAGCTTTTGGATTTAAGTTTAGAAGAAAAGAAGATATTATTGATGAAATAATTAAATTTAAAGACAATATAAAATTTATCAAAATAGGATTATGTGAGCCAGATTTGTTAAAATATATAAGAGATATTTTTAAAGAAGCTTTTATTTTATGGAATCCAGTAATCTATTCATCTACTGGGTTAAAGTTTTTAGATGAAAAGGAAATAAAAAAAAATATTAATTTTTGTGATCTTGTAATATTAAATAGGGAAGAAGCCAAATTATGTAAATTAATTGATCAAAATCATTCTTTTATTAATTTTGATTTTAAAGATAAAATAGTTATTACATCATCTGATGAAAAAGTTGAAGTTATATATAAAGATTATAAATTAGTAAAAGAGAAAGTTTATATAAAAAGTAAGGTAGATGATTTTAGGGGAACTGGTTGCTCTTTTTCAATGCTTGTTCTAATTTTTTTATCTATGAAATATAATATATATGATGCTATTGATACAGCAGTTTCATTGATGAATAAAATTCTAAAGCATAGCAATGTTTTTATAACATCTCCTGTAAATTTATTAAAAGATTGGTATAGATACTCTATTATAGAAGAAATGAAAGAAATACAAAATTATATAATTGATAGTGGTATTTACACAATTCCAGAGGTTGGTAAAAATTATTCATATTCATTACCATTTGCTTCAAATGAAAATGATATCTGTAAATTTCCTGGAAGAATAAGACTTGTAAATGATAAAGTAAAAATATATGAGGAACCATCATTTTATGGAACTTCACATACAGGAAGGATGATTTTAGAAATAAAGAGGTATTTTCCAAGCATTAATTGTTGTACTAATACTAAATATGATAAAAAATATATAGAAAATGCTATTAATTCTGGATTAAAAGTTTATTTTGTTGACAGAGAAAAAGAACCAGAGGAAATTAGAGAACAGGAAGGAATGTCTTTGAAGTGGATTATAGATTTAGTTTGCAAAGAATTAAAAGAAGCCCCCGATATTATTTATGATAATGGTTGTATTGGTAAAGAACCGATGATAAGGATTTTTGGCAAAAACCTTGAAGAAGTTATAAATAAAGAAAGAAGAATAATAAAATTTAATTAA
- the thiC gene encoding phosphomethylpyrimidine synthase ThiC has product MTIIEELKNNRVPEYFKDIAFYENLELNVLIDKIKEGKIVIPKNKNHNIKIPKAIGEGTHIKINANIGTSKNLNDFEFEKRKFIKAVENGADTIMLLSTWGDLKKQREYFINNFEIPFGTVPIYDLAHKAYLEKNNVVDFKEEEFIELFLEHAKEGVDFMTLHVSITKDMVEKLKKSQRLMKIVSRGGSIIGGWIIKNKKENPFYKYFDEILDIANEYDVTLSLGDSLRPGNIYDSLDSLQLEEWFIFEELVEKARRKNVQVILEGPGHVPLDQIETTVKLMKKYGKNSPIYLLGPLPFDFGVPYDHILSSIGAAFAGYYGADFICYVTPSEHVSIPDEDDVKMGVLAAKIAAISVDIMKGKYKEKNKIFNDLRLNMDFESMKNYVIDKDKFESYVKRSKIEKDEGCSMCGPFCAIKIFQRFLENKNSENEKYK; this is encoded by the coding sequence ATGACAATAATAGAGGAATTAAAAAATAATAGAGTGCCAGAGTATTTTAAAGATATTGCATTCTATGAAAATTTAGAACTCAATGTTTTAATTGATAAAATAAAAGAGGGAAAAATTGTTATACCAAAAAATAAAAATCATAATATAAAGATTCCAAAAGCAATTGGTGAAGGTACCCATATAAAGATAAATGCAAATATTGGGACTTCTAAAAATTTGAATGATTTTGAATTTGAAAAAAGAAAATTTATTAAAGCTGTCGAGAATGGAGCTGATACCATAATGCTTTTATCAACTTGGGGTGATTTAAAAAAGCAGAGAGAGTATTTTATTAATAATTTTGAAATTCCATTTGGTACTGTTCCGATTTATGATTTAGCTCATAAAGCATATTTAGAAAAAAATAATGTTGTAGATTTTAAAGAAGAAGAATTTATAGAACTATTCCTTGAACATGCAAAAGAAGGTGTTGATTTTATGACATTACATGTTTCCATTACTAAAGATATGGTTGAAAAGTTAAAAAAAAGTCAAAGATTGATGAAAATAGTATCAAGAGGTGGCTCAATTATAGGTGGATGGATTATAAAAAATAAAAAAGAAAATCCTTTTTATAAATATTTTGATGAAATACTAGATATAGCAAATGAATATGATGTAACTTTGAGTCTTGGAGATTCTTTAAGACCTGGTAATATTTATGATTCTCTTGATAGTCTACAACTTGAAGAATGGTTTATATTTGAAGAATTAGTTGAAAAAGCAAGAAGGAAAAATGTACAGGTAATTTTGGAAGGTCCAGGACATGTACCTTTGGACCAAATTGAAACAACAGTTAAGCTTATGAAAAAGTATGGAAAAAATTCACCTATTTACCTATTAGGTCCTTTACCATTTGATTTTGGAGTTCCATATGATCATATTTTATCTTCAATTGGAGCAGCATTTGCAGGATATTATGGGGCAGATTTTATATGTTATGTAACTCCATCTGAGCATGTTTCAATTCCAGATGAAGATGATGTTAAAATGGGAGTTTTGGCAGCTAAAATTGCTGCTATTTCTGTAGATATAATGAAAGGTAAATATAAGGAAAAAAATAAAATATTTAATGATTTAAGATTAAATATGGATTTTGAATCTATGAAAAATTATGTTATTGATAAAGATAAATTTGAAAGTTATGTTAAAAGATCCAAAATAGAAAAAGATGAAGGTTGTTCTATGTGTGGACCATTTTGTGCTATTAAAATTTTTCAAAGATTTTTGGAAAATAAAAATAGTGAAAATGAAAAATATAAATAA
- a CDS encoding sulfide-dependent adenosine diphosphate thiazole synthase — protein MNKDIQITRFIVDSFFKKFSSAIELDVAIAGCGPSALACSYILAKNGINVGIFEAKNEPGGGIWGGGMFFNEIIVENDIKNFLEENRINYTENGEFLIIDAVHFAGALIYNSTKAGAKIFNNINVEDILFDNVERKVCGFVINFNSVSKLKLHIDPISIKANYCIDATGHPAHIVNYLVDRGMIDLKIKEYPMNAENGEKMVVENSKEIYPGLFVMGMAATSSSNSFRMGPIFGGMIKSGIKTANEILMRLKK, from the coding sequence ATGAATAAAGATATACAAATAACAAGGTTTATTGTTGATTCTTTTTTTAAAAAGTTTAGCTCAGCAATAGAGCTTGATGTGGCAATAGCAGGTTGTGGACCAAGTGCATTAGCATGTTCTTACATTCTTGCTAAAAATGGAATTAATGTTGGTATATTCGAAGCTAAAAATGAGCCTGGTGGTGGTATATGGGGTGGGGGTATGTTTTTTAATGAGATTATTGTTGAGAATGATATTAAAAATTTTCTTGAAGAAAATAGAATAAACTATACTGAAAATGGTGAATTTCTAATTATTGATGCAGTTCATTTTGCTGGGGCTTTAATCTATAATTCTACAAAAGCAGGAGCTAAAATATTTAATAATATAAATGTTGAAGATATACTATTTGATAATGTAGAAAGAAAAGTGTGTGGATTTGTTATTAATTTTAATTCTGTTAGTAAATTAAAGTTACATATTGATCCCATCTCAATTAAAGCAAATTATTGTATAGATGCTACAGGTCATCCTGCTCATATTGTAAACTATCTTGTAGATAGAGGCATGATAGATTTAAAAATAAAGGAGTATCCAATGAATGCTGAAAATGGAGAAAAAATGGTAGTAGAAAATTCAAAAGAAATTTACCCTGGTTTATTTGTAATGGGTATGGCCGCTACATCATCAAGTAATTCATTTAGGATGGGTCCAATTTTTGGAGGAATGATAAAATCAGGAATTAAAACAGCAAATGAGATATTAATGAGATTAAAAAAATAA
- a CDS encoding MGMT family protein, with protein MQKITQRIIDILKSVPYGKVISYGQVAELAGLKNGARQVVRILHIYSEKLNLPWHRVISKDGFIVIKNPYGNALQKILLQQEGIEIDQDGKIDLKKYGLINK; from the coding sequence ATGCAAAAAATTACTCAGAGAATTATTGATATTTTAAAATCTGTACCATATGGAAAAGTCATAAGTTATGGACAAGTTGCTGAATTAGCTGGATTAAAAAATGGAGCAAGGCAGGTTGTAAGAATACTTCATATATACTCAGAAAAGCTAAATCTTCCTTGGCATAGAGTAATTAGTAAAGATGGTTTTATAGTTATTAAAAATCCTTATGGAAATGCTCTTCAAAAAATTCTTTTACAACAGGAGGGGATAGAAATAGATCAAGATGGAAAAATTGATTTAAAAAAATATGGTTTAATAAATAAATAG